TCCCCGCCGGCATGCAGGAGGTGTCGATCCTGCTCGATCCCCAGCGGGTGATCGGCGGCATCGTGAAGCCGGGTGACCACGTCGCCGTCTATGTGACCGCGGGCCCGGAGACCGCTCTCGCGCTCAGCAAGGTCCTGGTCAGCAACGTCCAAGGCGGCGTGGCACCGCCCCCGGCGCAGAATGCGAGCGGTGGGACCGCACCGGCGTCCGCGTCCGCGGCGGCCTCGGCGCCCGCTCCGGCGGCCGGGCCGGCACCGAGCGGGAGCGTGATGCTCACCTTCGCGCTCGCGCCCACCGACGCCCAGAAGCTGATCTTCAGTGCCGAGCACGCCTCGATCTGGCTGGCCCTGGAGCCCGCCGATGGATGACCACATGACGTACCGCAGCTGTGACAGGACGGAGGAGGACAGATGAGCCGGATCGTGCTCGCCAGCGGATCGGCCGACCTGCAGCAGCGGGTCCAGGAGGCGACGGCGGGCGGCAGCATGTCCCTGTGGCAGACGCCGTTCCCACAGGACCCGGCGCAGCTGCTCGAGCCACTGGCGAAGTACCTGCCGCCGGACGCCGTCGTCCT
This window of the Cumulibacter manganitolerans genome carries:
- the cpaB gene encoding Flp pilus assembly protein CpaB, which gives rise to MNRRFIAAISAVVLAILGTFVLLKYVAGADQRAAAGTQTTTVLVVGDAAVPKGTSAADLAAHLVAKPLPVDAVAAGAMTTLDGLAGKVTTVDLQPGEQVLASRFEDPKSLVSPQQVAIPAGMQEVSILLDPQRVIGGIVKPGDHVAVYVTAGPETALALSKVLVSNVQGGVAPPPAQNASGGTAPASASAAASAPAPAAGPAPSGSVMLTFALAPTDAQKLIFSAEHASIWLALEPADG